One region of Wyeomyia smithii strain HCP4-BCI-WySm-NY-G18 chromosome 3, ASM2978416v1, whole genome shotgun sequence genomic DNA includes:
- the LOC129726533 gene encoding zinc finger-containing ubiquitin peptidase 1-like has translation MSHHGGSKDNTKEFSVVTTSPTAASAAVNGILPQEHSCEICGASGLSDDAMREHTRQCHVEGSAQCPFCGLSGVPAAELLLHVNQAHLDYLTPENELMSFIDDQTPSIDGDSDSISDCRGLSPSITAELLTPVASSANSKAGISNGVVLANSSSIINTTAHYNSVNNGTSTSNNRASSSMSISATSISSGKSITEAPLNGFCNGSMGASCTNYNHSNSNMNKISQQQPLNNQYPDVMVTSTTDKNCDITNESKEVIMNGGGAGCTSGTSTSSNATTSSTPNGSGAGGQGSPLRSQLGLKLKSHKPVPTITTKPSPLQCLLCPYTTENPTVLEEHINRSHFDPLSPSINNGASGDSHLDTLSALQCPICARTFESGSDLELHVNIEHRDILSPAKADRQNGGTPAAAAAASVNGSLTGSLCPVCGISFDNMKTADMEIHIEKHFSKSPQNPITIEPDLEKQAQKLREQREFEMLRAQYGMDDQGNFREQSAAAMQRAVYAGEMSVADYYERQVGLRAAESHGVDDGSSCTKTVSPRVLALSSSSPNVLKTYVCSSVDHYASSYGDKGWGCGYRNLQMMLSSLLQNTAYNEALYSAWGSHGPARTAMPSISRLQRMVEAAWAQGFDVQGSEQLGCRLYNTRKWIGATEIVTVLSWLRIRCELVDFHRPTSLDGRHPELFNWVMRYFEEPRIHTPPLYLQHQGHSRTIIGIEQRTSGLSLLVLDPSHGPRQVAALGSSQDSLRLIRKNSAAMRAPQYQVVAVKGLIETEEQYQTSKVLRSLRIPPDR, from the exons ATGTCACACCATGGCGGCAGCAAAGACAACACAAAGGAATTTTCAGTGGTTACAACATCCCCAACAGCGGCCTCGGCAGCTGTCAACGGAATTCTTCCACAGGAGCACTCGTGTGAGATATGTGGTGCATCCGGTTTGTCTGATGATGCGATGCGAGAACACACGCGTCAATGTCACGTGGAGGGTAGCGCGCAGTGTCCGTTTTGTGGATTAAGCGGTGTACCAGCAGCTGAGCTGTTATTGCACGTTAATCAAGCCCATTTGGACTATCTCACACCGGAAAATGAATTAATGAGCTTCATTGATGATCAGACTCCAAGTATTGATGGTGATTCTGACTCTATTTCCGACTGCCGTGGTTTGTCGCCATCAATCACAGCTGAGCTTCTTACACCGGTTGCAAGTTCCGCCAACAGTAAGGCTGGAATTAGTAATGGAGTTGTTTTGGCAAATAGTTCATCAATTATTAACACGACAGCGCATTACAACAGTGTCAACAATGGAACAAGTACTAGCAACAATAGGGCTAGTTCATCGATGAGCATTTCGGCCACTAGTATCAGTAGCGGTAAATCTATCACTGAAGCTCCGTTGAATGGATTTTGTAATGGTAGTATGGGCGCTAGTTGTACTAACTACAACCACTCAAACAGTAACATGAACAAGATCAGTCAACAGCAACCGTTGAACAACCAGTATCCTGATGTAATGGTAACTAGTACAACCGACAAAAACTGTGATATAACGAACGAGAGCAAAGAAGTGATAATGAATGGCGGAGGAGCCGGATGTACCAGTGGGACGTCAACAAGCAGTAATGCTACTACCAGCAGCACTCCTAACGGAAGTGGTGCTGGTGGTCAAGGATCCCCCCTCCGATCCCAACTAGGACTAAAACTAAAATCCCACAAACCAGTCCCTACCATCACTACTAAGCCAAGTCCGTTACAATGTCTGTTATGTCCGTACACAACCGAAAATCCGACGGTACTAGAAGAGCATATTAATCGATCACACTTTGATCCACTTAGTCCTAGTATAAACAACGGAGCCAGCGGGGATTCCCATCTAGATACCCTTAGCGCGCTGCAATGTCCAATTTGTGCTAGAACATTCGAATCTGGTTCAGATTTAGAACTACACGTTAACATAGAACATCGTGATATTTTGAGTCCGGCAAAAGCGGATCGGCAGAATGGCGGAACACCAGCGgcagctgctgctgcttctgTGAATGGTAGTCTTACCGGTAGTCTTTGTCCAGTATGTGGAATATCCTTCGACAACATGAAAACTGCAGACATGGAAATCCATATAGAGAAACACTTTAGCAAAAGTCCACAGAACCCAATCACGATTGAGCCGGACCTAGAGAAGCAAGCACAAAAACTACGTGAACAGCGGGAATTCGAAATGTTACGGGCCCAGTACGGTATGGATGATCAAGGAAACTTTCGGGAACAATCTGCAGCTGCCATGCAACGAGCTGTTTATGCCGGTGAAATGAGTGTTGCGGATTATTATGAACGGCAGGTTGGGTTGCGAGCCGCTGAATCTCATGGTGTGGATGATGGCTCGTCTTGTACAAAAACGGTATCACCAAGAGTCCTTGCACTGTCGTCGTCGTCACCTAATGTGCTCAAGACATACGTGTGTTCCAGTGTAGATCACTATGCTTCTAGCTACGGTGATAAAGGGTGGGGTTGCGGCTACCGAAATTTGCAGATGATGCTTTCGTCTTTGTTGCAG aacacCGCTTACAACGAAGCTCTTTATTCTGCGTGGGGTTCACACGGTCCAGCACGGACAGCTATGCCAAGCATTTCACGCTTACAACGTATGGTTGAAGCTGCATGGGCCCAAGGGTTTGATGTGCAAGGTTCTGAACAGCTCGGATGTAGACTGTACAACACGCGGAAGTGGATTGGAGCAACGGAAATTGTCACAGTGCTCTCGTGGTTAAGAATACGCTGTGAACTAGTGGATTTTCATCGACCAACTTCTCTGGACGGTCGCCATCCGGAGCTTTTCAATTGGGTTATGCGCTACTTCGAAGAACCTAGAATACATACACCACCATTGTATCTGCAACATCAAG GACATTCGAGAACCATTATAGGAATTGAACAGCGTACCTCCGGGTTATCGTTACTTGTATTGGATCCTAGCCATGGTCCAAGGCAGGTCGCGGCGCTAGGATCTTCGCAAGATTCGTTACGGTTAATTAGGAAAAACTCGGCTGCAATGAGAGCGCCACAATATCAAGTGGTAGCCGTAAAAGGACTCATCGAAACAGAAGAGCAATATCAG ACGAGTAAAGTATTGCGATCTCTTAGAATACCACCCGACCGTTGA
- the LOC129726535 gene encoding homogentisate 1,2-dioxygenase, producing MPEYKYLSGFGSHFASEDSRCPNALPEGQNSPQKCAYGLYAEQLSGSAFTAPRTENARSWLYRIRPSVVHQPFERYDKNPFLTVNWDEQHPNPNQMRWNPFDIPAASKTVDFIAGLRTVCGAGDVRGRHGLAVHVFLCNSSMTNSAFYNSDGDFLIVPQEGSLDITTEFGKMYVKPNEICVIPQGIRFSVAVDGPTRGYILEVYDGHFRLPDLGPIGANGLANQRDFLSPTAWFEDRAVQGFKMVSKYQGALFVASQNHSPFDVVAWHGNYVPYKYDLAKFMVINSVSFDHCDPSIFTVLTCPSTRYGTAIADFVIFPPRWSVQEHTFRPPYYHRNCMSEFMGLIFGRYEAKEGGFLPGGASLHSMMTPHGPDRQCFEGASNAELKPERIADGTQAFMFESSLSMAVTKWGEETCSKLDAKYYECWQALENNFKI from the exons ATGCCTGAATATAAG TACCTATCCGGTTTCGGATCCCACTTCGCATCGGAAGATTCCCGTTGCCCGAACGCTCTGCCAGAGGGACAGAATTCACCGCAAAAATGCGCTTACGGTTTGTACGCCGAGCAGCTTTCTGGCAGCGCGTTCACCGCACCCCGGACTGAAAATGCCCGTAGTTGGCTCTACCGAATTCGACCTTCGGTTGTTCATCAGCCTTTCGAGCGATACGACAAAAATCCGTTTCTGACCGTTAATTGGGACGAACAGCACCCAAATCCCAATCAAATGCGATGGAATCCATTCGATATTCCGGCGGCAAGCAAGACGGTAGATTTTATTGCCGGTTTGCGTACCGTTTGTGGTGCTGGAGACGTTCGTGGTCGACATGGATTGGCGGTACACGTGTTTTTGTGCAACAGCTCGATGACAAATTCAGCTTTCTATAACAGCGATGGAGATTTTCTGATTG TTCCACAGGAAGGTTCATTAGACATCACAACCGAATTTGGCAAAATGTATGTGAAACCAAACGAGATTTGCGTGATTCCTCAGGGAATACGTTTCAGTGTAGCCGTTGACGGCCCAACACGTGGATATATTTTGGAAGTGTACGATGGACATTTTAGACTACCGGATCTAGGACCAATTGGAGCCAATGGACTTGCCAATCAACGTGACTTTTTATCACCGACGGCTTGGTTTGAAGATCGCGCCGTTCAAGGGTTCAAAATGGTATCAAAATATCAGGGAGCACTATTTGTAGCAAGTCAAAATCATTCCCCGTTCGATGTCGTTGCTTGGCACGGTAATTATGTTCCCTACAAGTACGATCTGGCGAAGTTTATGGTCATCAATTCGGTCAGTTTTGATCATTGCGACCCAAGTATCTTCACGGTGTTGACCTGCCCGAGTACTCGATACGGAACAGCGATTGCTGATTTTGTCATCTTTCCACCGAGATGGTCGGTACAGGAGCACACGTTTAGACCGCCTTACTATCATC GAAACTGCATGAGTGAATTCATGGGTCTGATTTTCGGACGCTATGAAGCAAAAGAGGGCGGCTTCCTGCCAGGTGGTGCATCGTTACACTCCATGATGACCCCGCACGGTCCCGATCGTCAGTGCTTCGAAGGTGCATCCAACGCCGAGTTAAAACCAGAACGTATCGCTGACGGCACGCAAGCGTTCATGTTTGAATCTTCACTGAGTATGGCCGTAACGAAGTGGGGCGAAGAAACGTGCTCAAAGCTTGATGCAAAATACTACGAGTGCTGGCAGGCATTGGAGAATAACTTCAAAATCTAG